The following are from one region of the Mycolicibacterium helvum genome:
- a CDS encoding Rv2253/PknI dimerization domain-containing protein: protein MRTPRTLISVAALTAATVAGVVYPATAAANDKWALNGTFVATSNGEWATTNDVFHNERSIRSTWTISSTCSYPTECTGTVSSDAGWTAPIFQTGGDWRVKRVIEDWMPCQDGTSAPGLQVIRFHGSSPGGDQTDPSSNMLVGQDSTTGQPGACGHSLALFINMPFKLVKQT, encoded by the coding sequence ATGCGTACACCACGGACGTTGATCAGCGTTGCGGCGCTGACCGCTGCGACGGTCGCCGGTGTCGTGTACCCCGCGACTGCCGCGGCTAACGACAAGTGGGCGCTCAACGGGACGTTCGTCGCGACGTCCAACGGCGAGTGGGCCACCACCAACGACGTCTTTCACAACGAGCGCAGCATCCGCAGCACCTGGACCATCTCCTCGACGTGCAGCTATCCCACTGAGTGCACGGGCACGGTCAGCAGCGACGCGGGCTGGACGGCGCCGATCTTTCAGACCGGCGGGGATTGGCGGGTCAAGCGTGTCATTGAGGACTGGATGCCCTGCCAGGACGGCACCAGCGCCCCGGGCTTGCAGGTGATCCGGTTCCACGGCTCAAGCCCGGGCGGAGATCAGACCGATCCGTCCTCCAACATGTTGGTCGGGCAGGACTCGACGACCGGTCAGCCGGGCGCCTGTGGGCACAGCCTGGCGCTGTTCATCAACATGCCCTTCAAGTTGGTCAAGCAGACCTGA
- a CDS encoding MCE family protein has product MLTRFVRNQLIIFTIASVVGIGVMVVAYLQVGTLLGIGKMTVTLQLPRTGGLYQFSNVTYRGVQLGKVTEVRPTRTGAEATLILDTNPKVPADLEARVLSVSAVGEQYVDLVPHTDSGPYLHDGSVIPVQQARVPQAVGPMLDQTNTLLKSIPTDRLSDLLSSAYKGLNGAGDDLTTLNDSASKLAADFSGAADQARTLVDDSRPLLDGQLASTDAIRTWAHSLAGITDQLNTNDPQWRGILANGPGAVDEASALLNQVKPTLPVLLASLTTLGQVGVTYNRSLEQLLVLLPPYVGSIQAVGSPLNNPTGMTLGDFTLTMNDPPACTVGFLPPSSWRSPEDVSDIDTPDGLYCKLPQDSPVAVRGARNYPCQGEPGKRAPTVEICDSDKPYEPLAMRQHATGPNPIDPNLVAQGIPPDDRTSFQDHIYGPLQGTPMPAGPVPAPPSGPIPPVGGFTGPVGIPNIAPTDTGGGPGAAPSAFKPGAPGGPSVAIATYDPATGQYATPQGNVYRQTDLAQSGGDRSWKDLLPTT; this is encoded by the coding sequence ATGCTGACACGGTTTGTCCGAAATCAGCTCATCATCTTCACGATCGCGTCGGTGGTCGGCATCGGTGTCATGGTGGTGGCCTACCTGCAGGTGGGGACCTTGCTCGGCATCGGCAAGATGACGGTTACGCTCCAACTGCCCAGAACCGGTGGGCTCTACCAGTTCTCGAACGTCACCTATCGCGGTGTTCAGCTGGGCAAGGTCACCGAGGTGCGGCCAACCCGCACCGGTGCCGAAGCCACGCTGATCCTGGACACCAATCCGAAGGTGCCCGCCGACCTCGAGGCACGGGTGCTCAGCGTGTCGGCGGTCGGTGAGCAATACGTCGATCTGGTGCCGCACACCGATTCCGGACCGTATCTGCACGACGGCTCGGTCATTCCGGTACAGCAGGCCCGCGTCCCGCAGGCAGTCGGCCCGATGCTCGACCAAACCAACACGCTGCTCAAGAGCATCCCCACCGATCGGCTGAGCGATCTGTTGAGCAGCGCCTACAAGGGTCTGAACGGCGCGGGTGACGATCTCACGACGCTGAACGACTCCGCATCGAAGCTCGCCGCGGATTTCAGCGGTGCCGCCGACCAGGCCCGCACCCTGGTCGATGACAGCCGACCGCTGCTGGACGGCCAGCTCGCCTCGACCGATGCGATCCGCACCTGGGCACACAGCCTGGCGGGGATCACCGATCAGCTCAACACCAATGACCCGCAGTGGCGCGGCATCTTGGCCAATGGCCCGGGTGCGGTCGACGAGGCGTCGGCGTTGTTGAACCAGGTGAAACCGACGTTGCCGGTGCTATTGGCCAGCCTCACGACCTTGGGGCAGGTGGGCGTGACCTATAACCGCAGCCTGGAGCAGTTGCTCGTGCTGCTGCCGCCCTACGTCGGCTCGATCCAGGCGGTCGGTTCGCCGCTGAACAACCCGACCGGCATGACGCTGGGCGACTTCACGCTGACGATGAACGACCCGCCGGCGTGCACGGTCGGCTTCCTGCCGCCGTCCTCGTGGCGGTCACCGGAGGACGTCTCCGATATCGACACTCCGGACGGGTTGTACTGCAAGCTCCCTCAGGACTCGCCGGTCGCCGTCCGCGGTGCGCGCAACTATCCGTGCCAGGGCGAGCCGGGGAAACGTGCTCCGACCGTAGAGATCTGTGACAGCGACAAGCCGTATGAGCCATTGGCCATGCGACAGCACGCGACAGGTCCCAACCCGATCGACCCGAACCTCGTCGCACAGGGCATCCCGCCCGACGACCGGACGTCGTTCCAGGACCACATCTACGGACCGCTTCAGGGCACACCGATGCCGGCGGGACCGGTTCCGGCTCCGCCGTCCGGCCCGATACCACCGGTGGGGGGATTCACTGGGCCGGTGGGTATCCCGAATATCGCGCCGACCGATACCGGCGGCGGCCCGGGAGCCGCGCCAAGCGCCTTCAAGCCGGGAGCACCCGGCGGTCCGTCGGTGGCAATCGCCACCTACGACCCGGCGACAGGGCAGTACGCCACGCCGCAGGGCAACGTGTACCGCCAGACCGATCTGGCGCAGTCCGGCGGCGATCGGTCGTGGAAGGATCTGCTGCCTACTACATGA